One genomic segment of Paenibacillus sp. FSL H8-0332 includes these proteins:
- a CDS encoding amino acid adenylation domain-containing protein, whose protein sequence is MSNLQLNLADLKLSESDFAGSGPNRPQQLRDEDIAVIGIACKIAGSGDAGQFWESLREGKDAIRPFPASRKKNLQELYRAGYLDDTTTMFDGGYLDEVDVFDYSFFHLSPNEANLMDPNQRMFLQTAWTAIEDAGYGGGRLAGSSTGVYVGFGSDMGEEYKRLIAELSPASLNASIPGNIHSMIASRIAYLLDLKGPSMLVDTACSSSLVAVHLACRALRQGECDFALAGGIKLSLLPVKQGSGGGLGVGSSDDRTRTFDEHSDGTGGGEGVVAILLKPLKQAVRDRDHIYALVKGSAVNNDGTSAGITSPNSLAQEDVLARAWADAGIHPERLEYIEAHGTGTKLGDPVEIEGLRNAFGRYTSRKQFCGIGSLKTNVGHLDHCAGIAGFLKAVLSLKHSELPASLHFTAPNARISFPDSPVYVNERLRVWESGGGPRLCGVSSFGLSGTNCHVVLEEAPHAADTVLNAAEPDDTGELALFSLSARSEAALSAYLGAYQSYLHEENRYTLRDLCYTANTGRGHYACRAAVLCSSREELGQKLAQLQESLHSGGMPTGEIAPGVFYGCHRMISSRKEKEAGDLTVDEQRELSRKSEAVLLQQMEYEQKLMQASRLYVAGADIPWERLHENETCFRVPAPVYPFERYHCWVVPDEAAAAGKNVKSVQAASLHPLLDQCLAETENQAIFVTSFSVERHWVLSEHVVAGRSIVPGTAYLEMVQAALQACGHSGEALELRDILFVSPLIVEPDEIREVQTVLRWEEEEVEFAVLSRGEPAGLEEERGWVRHAQGKASFGPDGGRTVDLAKLRSQCQVQEIAVAENTEDTAGAFDFGPRWNSLRKIEAGEDRVLAELSLSHPFHADLEQYKLHPALLDAAVGVTSQSLGTGLFLPLTYRRLRIYDSLPEHFYSYAVKKQEAKENGELLTVDVLILDDQGRVLLEIEDYTVKRVRAGEVQAGPSAEERLYHRIAWISVEGSSGAAKPSSPAQLWPQEQAIIMFTDNSPLAQSMARSLRGENRRVIEVKRGRRFARLDSDTYICGGSKGEFARLFEEEECMHSGLLLYLWGADPCVSDESLLLTFLHLAQAVTGKLNSSLVVVARSAYEVTGTEMLIMPEHAALYGLAKVIGQEDAGLNCRCIDVDEMTEPEEVLAAMAMVDRPYLLALRDGKGYAEELQWADPGESVDTELIVRDGGVYVITGGTGGLALEVGKWLASRTGVHLAFIAQTALPPKEAWATAVAADTAPRAFRSIKAFLAMEANGAVVDYIQADISDEQSMNRIFTNLRYQGGGIHGVIHAAGKAGAGVFALKEDEGFCKLLLPKIQGTRILDKLTEQDNLDFLMLFSSVSSVFGGPGQSDYTAANAFMDAYAELRNRSGKKTIAIEWASWSETGMAVDYNLDLSSTWFKGLRTGEALDALEEILKHPAPRMMVGRLNYALAARLEAAMPTGLSAEIRSALGRYRYRRSGQKTGTMQRRSFSIRGRESGTYSDSERTIAGIWAEVLGHEQVNLYDNFYDLGGDSLLAGKIISMMNNTLDKKTEISDLFRYLTVEELAEYVDEGAADWSRPITGAGLPQMWGPAQEAVLGPAGVREYYPATSAQRQFFLIRQMAGESTLNNLCSVMILSGPLQVERLENALQRVIQRQSSLRTSFELQGEELVQKVRNEVEFELGFADADNREYKDYISEFVRPFDLGVAPLFRARLVKISAERHLFMLDVDHIIADGASIGILLSDIIQLYSGQDLPGLPVQYTDYAFWLNERLQGAELNRQEQYWLNQFRTEWPVLELPTDSPRPPEMNFAGDVYNLELGEEVTAKIKNAASRSGVTLFMLLFAAYAVLLSKYANKEELVIGTPSAGREQKETERLIGLFINTLALRSTPSCDKRFEDYLQEVKTLALEAYEHADYPHGMLLQQLHLERDSSRNLLFDVQFISQNFTGEALSADQLQFEPLEAKVEAVHVDLTLIWFERAGRLCFRFEYATQLFTESTIARLGSYFEHLLDEIISDPSRPIGQISLVSGKQQEQLITEYSGAPIPVQQHLLIHQLFEQQAAAVPGNIAVICGGRSFTYKELNERANHLACALGKFGLSPDDRVGLLVERTVDRIASMLAVMKAGAAYVPMEPGYPQERLAFIIQDSGMSLLMASSNLSGIVAYKGPVIDITDETLYTGEASQPGCHTAPHNLAYILYTSGSTGKPKGVMVEHRNVVHYISSFRHEFSLSGSDVILQQASYAFDVSVEEIFPVLAAGGRIVIVQQEELLDILRLQTLIREHRVTLLSTSPFVLNELNQLPPLDSVRVFISGGDVLKGDYVSSLVRYAQVYNTYGPTEATVCAAYYRVEAVQSRSLPIGRPIANTAVYIMNASLELQPPGVPGEICIAGRGVARGYLNQPALTNRQFLPHPWIPGERLYKSGDLGRYLPGGNLQFLGRMDQQLKVRGYRIEPGEIEAALQRHPVITDSIVTGYSGPSGTIELAAYYVSDREIPAPEWKAFLKTVLPEYMLPGVYIRMPALPLTENGKVNRRELPLPDSRSPASLHPVEPSTPTEHRLVQLWSETLQKEGIGTSDDFFLLGGQSLLAMKLLHLINKEWQVEMGLRDFFRASTVKGQAAWIENTGGLAGTEASDHLNGLVTPFNLREGPPLRVKIIKTGAGQHVLYMDLHHIITDGLSQNIIMSEFAELYAGKELPELPLQYKDYANWQRSLTGGELYREQEQFWLSQFEEPIPELRLPLDSPRPLRRKGEGRAVSLRIGFDTASRLKHFAIGQDTTVFMVLFAVYNILLGNISRQEDIVVGVPVSGRSHASLNPIVGMFVNTLAIRNRPKSGMIATDFVREVKEHFLLAYTHQDYPFEELVSKLNVSGEADRNPLFDTMFSFANESMAAAIELPGVSIAPCETEYTGAQFDLTVAATMMKEDLELLFQYDTELFKAETVQSLSQDFLTVLEAVLYKPTLTIGEILMDKGQVNEIAVAAEAGTSVKARVEPPCTADSTGISPSADEHEPAAVMEWDWNKPELPLDKPVHLLFEEQAEATPENVALIYAGQSMTYEELNRKSNLVAHTLLELGIGREQIVAIVMKRSFEVMIGMLGILKAGAAFLPIHHEDPAERIQLLLADTGAELVLTHRSCRGEWMNERIRVLEIDILCEQDQDCANPGLQIAPVDLAYMITTSGSTGKPKGVLIEHGAFTSRVVWVWKHLALSRTDTLLSKGSYTFDASLLELFGGFVCGGKLVLLEAGYEKDARHIIEAIEENKVTATFFLPTAMSMFLAGLSPGTSGRVASLHSVMVGGEPLMQEQAREFFAKVPGASLINLYGPTESCIFATAFRCSPYELDKRIPIGYPVGSTQAYILDDALRIVPDGQTGELCLSGPELARGYWNREELNAEKFIASPFAEGERLYRTGDLAQRLPGGAILCLGRTDNMVKIKGYRIEPGEIEDYLLQHPAVGQAAVIDCTDDQGYKYLAAYLLTQGNCTVKALRTFLKRYLPEYMVPAKFFSLEHVPFTSGGKLDRKAIRSMGTELPSGQIFVAPSGAIQLELASLWTELFRGVSIGAEDHFFELGGDSLMAYRLSFQIQQRFEIEIRLQDFFRFPILRGMAEYLADRMNSAELPVQGLAALQSNAFSAPIPKAPVNVYYPASSAQIRLFILHELNREDLSYNLPGALLLGGSPDWNKVERTLNRLIRRHESLRTSFEVIEGVIVQNIHDSPALSIEYLETGETDIRNILAGNAQLHKTDKTGKSHALSSVKIQKSERRRRGD, encoded by the coding sequence ATGTCCAATTTGCAGTTGAATCTAGCAGATTTGAAACTAAGTGAATCCGATTTCGCAGGCAGCGGCCCGAACCGGCCGCAGCAACTCCGCGACGAGGACATTGCCGTTATCGGCATCGCCTGTAAAATCGCCGGAAGCGGCGATGCCGGACAGTTCTGGGAGAGTCTGAGGGAAGGAAAAGATGCCATCCGTCCGTTCCCGGCTTCCAGAAAAAAGAATCTGCAGGAGCTATATCGTGCGGGTTATTTAGACGACACCACTACGATGTTCGACGGCGGCTATCTCGACGAAGTCGATGTCTTCGATTATTCCTTTTTCCATTTATCCCCGAACGAGGCGAATCTGATGGACCCAAACCAGCGGATGTTTCTTCAGACGGCCTGGACGGCGATTGAAGATGCGGGTTATGGAGGAGGGCGTCTGGCGGGCAGTAGCACCGGTGTATACGTCGGCTTCGGAAGCGATATGGGTGAAGAGTACAAACGGCTGATCGCTGAATTGTCACCTGCTTCGCTTAACGCCTCAATTCCCGGAAATATTCATTCGATGATTGCCAGCCGGATTGCTTATCTGCTGGATCTGAAGGGACCAAGCATGCTGGTGGATACGGCATGTTCTTCTTCTCTTGTGGCCGTTCATCTCGCCTGCCGCGCCCTGCGGCAAGGAGAATGTGACTTCGCCCTCGCGGGCGGAATCAAGCTCTCGCTTCTGCCGGTAAAGCAGGGAAGTGGCGGCGGCTTGGGGGTAGGCTCTTCGGATGATCGCACACGAACCTTTGATGAACATTCCGACGGCACCGGAGGCGGCGAAGGCGTTGTTGCCATCCTGCTGAAGCCGCTGAAGCAGGCGGTACGGGACCGTGACCATATCTATGCGTTGGTTAAAGGCAGCGCCGTTAACAATGACGGCACCTCTGCAGGGATTACATCGCCCAATTCTCTGGCCCAGGAGGATGTTCTGGCCAGAGCCTGGGCGGATGCGGGAATTCATCCGGAGCGTCTTGAATATATCGAGGCCCACGGGACCGGTACGAAGCTGGGTGATCCCGTTGAAATCGAAGGCCTCCGCAACGCCTTCGGGAGGTATACGAGCCGGAAGCAGTTCTGCGGGATTGGCTCGCTCAAAACCAATGTCGGCCACTTGGATCACTGCGCGGGAATTGCCGGCTTCCTTAAAGCGGTGCTGAGTCTGAAGCATAGTGAGCTTCCGGCCAGCCTGCATTTTACGGCGCCCAATGCCCGGATTTCATTTCCGGATTCGCCGGTATACGTCAATGAGAGACTGCGTGTATGGGAGTCCGGGGGGGGACCCCGCTTGTGCGGAGTCAGTTCATTCGGCTTGAGCGGTACCAACTGTCATGTTGTCCTTGAAGAGGCACCACATGCTGCGGATACAGTGTTAAATGCCGCGGAGCCGGATGATACGGGGGAGCTCGCGCTGTTTAGCCTGTCAGCCAGAAGCGAAGCAGCACTCTCGGCTTATCTGGGGGCCTACCAGAGCTATCTGCATGAGGAGAACCGCTACACCCTGCGGGATCTCTGTTATACCGCTAATACAGGCCGGGGACATTATGCCTGCCGAGCAGCCGTGCTGTGCAGCAGCCGGGAAGAGCTTGGACAAAAGCTGGCGCAGCTTCAGGAAAGCCTGCACAGCGGCGGAATGCCCACTGGCGAGATAGCTCCGGGCGTATTTTATGGCTGTCACCGGATGATTTCTTCCCGCAAGGAAAAAGAAGCCGGCGATTTGACCGTGGATGAGCAGCGGGAGCTTAGCCGAAAGAGCGAAGCGGTGTTGCTGCAGCAGATGGAATATGAACAGAAATTAATGCAGGCCAGCCGCTTGTATGTTGCCGGGGCGGATATCCCCTGGGAAAGACTGCATGAGAACGAAACCTGCTTCAGGGTACCTGCACCGGTATATCCGTTCGAACGGTACCACTGTTGGGTCGTTCCCGATGAGGCAGCGGCTGCGGGCAAGAACGTAAAGTCTGTTCAAGCTGCTTCTTTGCATCCGTTGCTTGATCAATGCCTGGCTGAAACGGAGAACCAGGCGATTTTTGTCACCAGCTTCTCGGTTGAGCGGCACTGGGTACTCAGCGAGCATGTAGTCGCCGGCCGTTCCATTGTTCCGGGAACGGCATATCTGGAGATGGTGCAGGCAGCTTTGCAGGCGTGCGGCCATTCAGGGGAAGCTCTTGAACTCAGGGACATTCTCTTCGTGTCTCCGCTAATTGTGGAACCGGACGAAATACGAGAAGTCCAGACGGTTCTCCGCTGGGAAGAGGAGGAGGTTGAATTCGCGGTGCTCAGCCGCGGAGAGCCTGCCGGTCTGGAGGAGGAACGGGGCTGGGTCAGGCATGCCCAAGGTAAAGCTTCTTTTGGACCGGATGGCGGCCGCACGGTTGATTTGGCTAAGCTCCGGTCTCAATGCCAGGTGCAGGAGATAGCCGTTGCAGAAAACACTGAAGACACAGCCGGCGCCTTCGACTTTGGACCGCGCTGGAACTCTTTGCGGAAGATTGAAGCGGGAGAAGACCGGGTGTTGGCGGAATTATCGCTGAGCCATCCGTTCCATGCAGATCTGGAGCAATACAAACTGCATCCTGCACTGCTGGATGCTGCGGTGGGAGTGACTAGTCAAAGCCTGGGAACCGGGCTGTTCCTGCCCCTTACATATCGTAGATTACGGATCTACGATTCCCTTCCGGAACACTTTTACAGCTATGCCGTCAAGAAACAGGAGGCCAAGGAAAACGGAGAATTGTTAACCGTCGATGTGCTGATTCTGGATGATCAAGGAAGAGTGCTGCTCGAAATTGAGGATTACACCGTTAAAAGGGTTCGTGCCGGAGAGGTTCAAGCGGGTCCTTCAGCAGAAGAACGGCTCTACCATCGAATTGCCTGGATCAGCGTGGAGGGGTCTTCAGGGGCAGCGAAACCTTCGTCACCCGCTCAGCTATGGCCACAGGAGCAAGCTATTATCATGTTCACAGACAATAGCCCGTTGGCCCAATCAATGGCCCGTAGTCTCCGCGGGGAGAACCGGCGAGTGATTGAAGTCAAGCGTGGCAGGCGATTCGCCCGCCTGGATAGCGACACCTATATTTGCGGCGGAAGCAAAGGGGAGTTTGCCCGGCTTTTTGAAGAAGAGGAGTGTATGCATTCCGGACTCCTCCTCTATCTATGGGGAGCGGACCCCTGTGTGTCCGATGAATCGCTGCTGTTAACCTTTTTGCATCTGGCTCAGGCGGTGACCGGCAAACTGAATTCAAGCCTGGTTGTTGTTGCCAGATCCGCCTATGAGGTAACTGGAACGGAAATGTTGATTATGCCGGAGCATGCGGCATTGTACGGGTTGGCTAAGGTTATAGGGCAGGAAGATGCCGGACTGAACTGCCGCTGCATTGATGTGGACGAGATGACGGAGCCGGAGGAAGTGCTCGCAGCTATGGCCATGGTCGACAGACCGTATCTGCTGGCGCTTCGGGACGGAAAAGGGTATGCCGAAGAACTGCAATGGGCAGACCCCGGCGAATCTGTAGATACAGAGCTCATCGTCAGGGACGGGGGAGTATACGTCATCACCGGGGGCACCGGAGGACTGGCACTGGAGGTTGGAAAGTGGCTGGCCTCCCGGACCGGGGTACATCTGGCTTTTATTGCCCAGACCGCATTACCGCCCAAGGAAGCATGGGCAACTGCCGTTGCCGCAGATACAGCACCACGTGCATTCAGAAGCATTAAGGCCTTTCTGGCCATGGAAGCCAACGGGGCTGTTGTTGATTATATACAGGCTGATATTTCAGATGAGCAAAGCATGAACCGTATCTTCACGAATTTACGGTATCAGGGGGGAGGCATACATGGTGTTATCCATGCGGCCGGCAAGGCCGGTGCAGGTGTCTTTGCCCTGAAGGAGGATGAGGGATTCTGCAAGCTTCTACTGCCTAAAATACAAGGAACACGTATTCTGGACAAGCTAACCGAGCAGGATAATCTGGATTTTCTGATGTTATTTTCTTCGGTCTCTTCCGTATTTGGAGGGCCTGGGCAATCGGACTATACGGCAGCAAATGCCTTTATGGACGCTTATGCAGAGCTTCGTAACCGTTCAGGCAAGAAAACCATTGCTATAGAGTGGGCTTCCTGGAGTGAGACAGGAATGGCTGTTGACTATAATCTGGATCTGAGCTCTACATGGTTTAAGGGCCTGCGGACAGGTGAAGCGCTGGATGCCCTTGAGGAAATCCTGAAGCATCCGGCGCCGCGGATGATGGTCGGCAGGCTGAATTATGCCCTGGCGGCCAGACTTGAAGCTGCCATGCCAACAGGTCTGTCAGCTGAGATTCGCAGCGCCTTGGGACGGTACCGCTATCGCCGGTCCGGACAGAAGACGGGCACCATGCAGCGCCGTAGCTTCAGCATCCGGGGCAGGGAATCGGGGACATACAGCGATTCGGAGCGGACGATTGCCGGCATTTGGGCCGAGGTGCTGGGACATGAGCAGGTGAATCTTTATGATAATTTTTATGATTTGGGCGGGGATTCACTGTTGGCTGGCAAAATAATCTCCATGATGAATAATACCTTAGACAAGAAGACAGAGATCAGTGATTTGTTCCGGTACTTGACGGTTGAAGAGCTGGCGGAATACGTGGATGAAGGCGCGGCTGACTGGAGCAGACCGATTACCGGGGCGGGCCTGCCGCAGATGTGGGGGCCAGCACAAGAGGCTGTGCTGGGGCCTGCAGGCGTCCGTGAATATTATCCTGCTACGTCTGCACAGCGGCAATTTTTCCTGATCCGGCAAATGGCCGGAGAGAGCACACTGAACAATCTGTGCAGCGTGATGATTCTGAGCGGTCCCCTTCAAGTAGAGCGGCTGGAGAATGCCCTGCAGCGGGTCATCCAGCGTCAAAGTTCGCTGCGAACCTCCTTTGAACTACAGGGGGAGGAACTGGTCCAGAAGGTGAGGAATGAAGTAGAATTTGAGCTCGGGTTCGCGGATGCCGATAACCGTGAATACAAGGATTATATAAGCGAATTTGTCCGGCCGTTTGACTTAGGCGTTGCCCCTCTGTTCAGGGCCAGGCTGGTCAAGATATCCGCCGAACGGCATCTCTTTATGCTTGATGTGGATCATATTATTGCGGATGGCGCATCGATTGGAATATTGCTGAGTGACATCATTCAACTGTACTCCGGTCAAGATCTTCCGGGGCTCCCGGTCCAGTATACCGATTATGCGTTTTGGTTAAATGAACGTCTTCAAGGAGCGGAACTGAACCGTCAAGAGCAATACTGGCTTAATCAGTTTCGTACTGAATGGCCTGTACTGGAGCTTCCGACGGATTCGCCAAGACCGCCTGAAATGAATTTTGCGGGTGATGTCTACAATCTGGAGCTGGGAGAAGAAGTGACGGCCAAAATTAAGAATGCAGCCTCCAGGAGCGGAGTAACGCTGTTTATGCTTCTGTTTGCCGCTTATGCGGTGCTCTTGTCCAAATATGCCAACAAGGAAGAACTCGTGATCGGCACGCCCAGCGCCGGCCGGGAACAGAAAGAGACCGAACGGCTGATCGGCCTCTTCATTAATACGCTTGCGCTCCGTAGCACGCCCTCTTGCGACAAGAGGTTTGAAGATTATCTTCAGGAGGTCAAGACGCTTGCCCTTGAGGCTTATGAGCATGCGGATTATCCTCATGGAATGCTGCTGCAACAGCTTCATCTGGAGCGGGATTCCAGCCGGAACCTGCTGTTCGATGTTCAATTCATCTCCCAGAATTTCACCGGAGAGGCACTGAGCGCAGACCAGTTGCAATTTGAGCCTTTGGAAGCGAAGGTTGAAGCGGTCCATGTCGATTTGACATTGATTTGGTTCGAACGGGCCGGCCGGCTCTGTTTTCGCTTCGAGTATGCCACACAGTTGTTCACGGAGAGCACGATTGCACGCTTAGGCAGTTATTTCGAGCATCTTCTGGATGAGATTATTTCCGATCCTTCCAGACCGATCGGCCAAATCTCCCTGGTATCCGGGAAGCAGCAGGAACAACTCATAACCGAATACAGCGGCGCCCCGATCCCCGTGCAGCAGCACTTGCTGATCCATCAGTTGTTCGAGCAGCAGGCCGCGGCTGTTCCGGGAAATATAGCTGTCATATGCGGTGGACGCAGCTTCACTTACAAGGAATTGAATGAACGGGCCAATCATCTGGCCTGCGCATTGGGGAAGTTCGGCCTGTCGCCAGACGACAGGGTCGGCCTCCTCGTTGAGCGTACCGTGGACCGGATTGCTTCCATGCTGGCTGTGATGAAGGCAGGCGCGGCATACGTGCCTATGGAGCCCGGATATCCACAAGAGCGTCTGGCATTCATCATCCAAGACAGCGGCATGTCCTTGCTGATGGCTTCATCCAATCTGTCAGGAATCGTCGCGTACAAGGGGCCGGTAATTGATATTACCGACGAAACCTTGTATACGGGGGAAGCATCGCAACCGGGGTGTCATACTGCACCGCATAATCTGGCCTATATTCTGTATACATCAGGTTCTACAGGTAAGCCGAAAGGGGTGATGGTGGAGCATCGGAATGTCGTTCATTATATATCGTCTTTCCGTCATGAATTCTCGCTTTCCGGCAGCGATGTCATCCTGCAGCAGGCCTCTTATGCCTTCGATGTCTCCGTAGAGGAGATTTTTCCGGTTCTGGCAGCCGGAGGCCGGATTGTTATCGTCCAGCAAGAGGAGCTGCTCGATATTCTGCGGCTTCAGACGCTCATCAGGGAGCACCGGGTTACGCTGCTAAGCACGTCGCCCTTTGTGTTGAACGAGCTTAACCAGTTGCCGCCGCTTGATTCCGTCCGCGTCTTCATCAGTGGAGGCGATGTGCTGAAGGGGGACTACGTCTCAAGCCTGGTCCGATATGCTCAGGTGTACAACACCTATGGACCGACAGAGGCCACGGTCTGCGCGGCGTATTACAGGGTAGAGGCCGTACAGTCCCGGTCGCTGCCTATCGGCAGGCCTATCGCCAATACAGCAGTATATATTATGAATGCCTCCCTGGAGCTGCAACCTCCGGGCGTCCCTGGTGAAATCTGCATTGCCGGACGAGGAGTGGCCAGAGGTTACTTGAATCAGCCCGCTTTAACGAATCGGCAGTTTCTTCCCCACCCTTGGATACCGGGGGAACGCCTGTATAAGTCGGGAGATCTCGGCAGATATCTTCCAGGTGGCAATCTCCAGTTTCTGGGGCGGATGGATCAGCAGCTTAAAGTGCGCGGCTACCGGATTGAGCCCGGCGAGATCGAAGCGGCATTGCAGCGGCATCCCGTAATCACGGACAGTATTGTAACAGGCTACAGCGGGCCTTCCGGAACCATTGAGCTTGCAGCTTATTATGTATCGGACAGAGAGATCCCGGCTCCCGAATGGAAAGCCTTCCTTAAGACCGTGCTTCCGGAATATATGCTTCCCGGCGTGTATATACGTATGCCTGCCCTTCCGTTGACGGAAAACGGCAAAGTGAACCGGAGGGAGCTCCCTTTGCCTGACAGCAGGAGTCCGGCAAGCCTACATCCAGTAGAACCTTCAACGCCAACCGAGCACCGGCTTGTCCAGCTGTGGTCCGAGACGCTGCAGAAGGAGGGAATCGGAACTTCGGATGATTTCTTCCTGCTGGGCGGGCAATCCCTGTTAGCCATGAAGCTGCTGCATTTGATTAATAAGGAATGGCAGGTTGAGATGGGCTTGCGGGATTTTTTCAGGGCCAGTACGGTAAAGGGTCAGGCTGCTTGGATTGAGAACACCGGCGGTTTAGCCGGAACTGAAGCTTCGGACCACCTCAATGGGTTGGTCACGCCGTTCAATCTGCGCGAAGGGCCACCGCTTCGTGTAAAGATCATCAAGACAGGCGCAGGACAGCATGTGCTGTATATGGATTTGCATCACATCATTACGGACGGGCTGTCTCAAAATATTATCATGAGCGAGTTTGCCGAGCTGTACGCCGGTAAAGAACTGCCCGAGCTGCCGCTCCAGTATAAAGATTATGCGAATTGGCAGCGCAGCCTGACGGGTGGAGAGCTGTACCGGGAGCAGGAACAATTCTGGCTCAGCCAATTTGAAGAGCCGATTCCAGAGCTGCGGCTGCCGCTCGACTCCCCCCGTCCCTTAAGACGCAAAGGCGAAGGTAGAGCCGTCAGTCTTCGTATTGGCTTTGACACCGCAAGCCGATTGAAACACTTTGCCATCGGACAGGACACAACCGTCTTTATGGTGTTGTTCGCCGTTTACAATATCCTGCTTGGCAACATAAGCCGTCAGGAAGACATTGTCGTTGGCGTACCCGTTTCAGGAAGAAGCCATGCCAGTCTTAATCCGATTGTTGGAATGTTCGTCAATACGCTTGCCATCCGCAATAGGCCGAAGAGCGGAATGATTGCGACTGATTTCGTCCGCGAGGTTAAGGAACACTTCCTGCTCGCATATACCCACCAGGACTATCCCTTTGAAGAGCTTGTCAGCAAGCTGAATGTTTCGGGGGAGGCAGACCGCAATCCGCTCTTTGATACAATGTTCTCGTTCGCCAACGAATCCATGGCCGCGGCCATTGAGCTACCCGGCGTAAGCATAGCCCCGTGCGAGACGGAGTATACGGGGGCGCAGTTCGATTTAACGGTCGCTGCCACCATGATGAAGGAGGATTTGGAGCTTCTTTTCCAATATGATACCGAACTGTTTAAAGCGGAGACGGTGCAAAGTCTTAGCCAGGATTTCCTGACTGTCCTGGAAGCTGTACTCTACAAGCCAACGTTGACAATTGGTGAGATCCTTATGGATAAAGGCCAGGTGAATGAAATCGCTGTAGCTGCAGAAGCCGGAACTTCGGTTAAGGCAAGGGTAGAGCCCCCCTGTACAGCGGATTCTACAGGGATCTCTCCGTCTGCGGATGAACATGAACCTGCTGCAGTAATGGAATGGGACTGGAATAAGCCGGAGCTTCCCTTGGATAAACCTGTACACCTCTTATTTGAAGAGCAGGCAGAGGCAACGCCGGAGAATGTGGCCCTGATATATGCCGGACAATCAATGACCTACGAAGAACTGAACCGGAAATCTAATCTCGTGGCCCATACCTTGCTTGAACTTGGCATCGGCAGAGAACAAATCGTTGCTATTGTTATGAAACGTTCGTTCGAGGTCATGATCGGCATGCTGGGCATTCTGAAGGCGGGGGCGGCGTTTCTGCCGATTCATCATGAGGACCCGGCCGAACGCATTCAGTTGCTTCTGGCCGATACCGGAGCCGAACTGGTATTGACACACAGGAGCTGCCGGGGGGAATGGATGAATGAAAGGATTCGGGTGCTGGAAATCGACATCCTTTGTGAACAAGATCAGGACTGCGCAAATCCTGGACTGCAGATTGCGCCAGTTGATCTGGCATATATGATTACAACTTCGGGCTCTACGGGTAAGCCGAAGGGGGTGCTCATTGAGCATGGAGCGTTCACAAGCCGGGTGGTGTGGGTGTGGAAGCATTTAGCTTTAAGCAGAACCGATACTCTATTGAGTAAAGGGTCGTACACATTCGATGCATCGCTGCTGGAGCTATTCGGCGGATTTGTATGCGGTGGCAAGCTGGTGCTATTGGAAGCGGGCTATGAGAAGGACGCCCGTCATATTATAGAAGCCATTGAAGAAAACAAGGTAACGGCAACGTTCTTTCTGCCGACAGCCATGTCCATGTTCTTAGCAGGATTGTCGCCGGGTACGTCCGGCAGAGTGGCGTCCCTCCACTCTGTGATGGTTGGCGGAGAGCCATTGATGCAGGAGCAAGCCCGCGAATTCTTCGCCAAGGTGCCGGGCGCTTCGCTGATCAACCTCTATGGTCCAACCGAATCGTGTATTTTCGCCACTGCCTTTAGATGTTCTCCGTATGAGCTGGATAAGCGGATTCCGATCGGATATCCGGTGGGAAGCACACAGGCATATATTCTGGACGATGCACTCCGCATCGTGCCGGACGGCCAGACAGGCGAGCTGTGCCTGTCCGGCCCGGAGCTGGCCAGAGGGTATTGGAACCGTGAAGAGCTAAATGCGGAGAAGTTTATCGCCAGTCCGTTTGCCGAGGGCGAGCGGTTGTACCGGACGGGTGACCTGGCACAGCGCTTGCCCGGCGGGGCGATTCTGTGTCTGGGGCGGACGGATAATATGGTCAAAATTAAGGGATACCGGATCGAGCCTGGGGAAATTGAGGATTATCTGTTGCAGCATCCGGCCGTCGGGCAGGCAGCGGTCATCGACTGTACAGACGATCAGGGATATAAATACCTTGCCGCTTATCTATTGACCCAAGGGAACTGTACCGTTAAGGCGCTGCGTACATTTCTGAAGCGTTATCTGCCGGAATACATGGTGCCGGCCAAGTTCTTCTCGCTGGAGCACGTGCCGTTCACTTCCGGCGGCAAGCTAGACCGTAAAGCCATCCGCAGTATGGGGACAGAACTGCCCTCAGGACAAATATTTGTGGCTCCGTCGGGAGCCATCCAACTGGAACTAGCCTCGCTGTGGACAGAACTGTTCCGGGGAGTCTCCATAGGAGCGGAAGACCATTTCTTTGAGCTTGGCGGTGATTCCCTGATGGCCTACAGATTGTCGTTCCAGATTCAACAACGTTTTGAAATAGAAATAAGGCTGCAGGATTTCTTCCGTTTTCCGATACTGCGAGGTATGGCGGAGTATCTGGCTGATCGAATGAACTCCGCTGAGCTTCCGGTACAAGGGCTGGCCGCTTTACAGTCGAATGCATTCTCGGCTCCGATCCCTAAAGCACCCGTAAACGTGTATTATCCGGCATCTTCAGCACAAATCCGGCTCTTCATTCTTCATGAATTGAACAGAGAGGACTTAAGCTATAATCTGCCCGGCGCTCTACTGCTGGGGGGAAGCCCGGATTGGAATAAGGTTGAGCGCACGTTGAACAGACTTATAAGGCGGCATGAGAGCTTGAGAACAAGCTTTGAGGTGATTGAAGGTGTCATTGTGCAGAACATTCACGATTCTCCTGCGTTATCCATTGAATACCTGGAGACCGGCGAGACGGATATCAGAAACATCCTGGCTGGGAATGCGCAGCTCCACAAAACGGATAAGACGGGCAAGAGCCATGCGCTGTCTTCGGTCAAAATTCAAAAAAGCGAGCGCAGAAGAAGGGGAGATTAA